A stretch of DNA from Anopheles nili chromosome 2, idAnoNiliSN_F5_01, whole genome shotgun sequence:
ATAGCATCCCTTAGATGGCGTGCCTTCTACACACGTGCAGGTGGCTTATTGTTAAGAATGTCTAGTTGTAACACATCGCCATCCCTTCGAGCCTCATCCGCCATAGGTGATACAGTAGGATTAATAATACCGAGCGGCAAAATGCACCAGCGACCAATGCCATTTGTAGTCACTTTCGGGAAAGTGATTTTTAGATTAAGCCAGTGTGCAGCAAATAAATTTACCTTTCGTGCAGTTTTACGAAGAGATGTAGTTACGTTCCTGTTAACCTACGATGACCGTTGCGTTCGTATCATAGATAAATGATGTTACATAGGAGGTGGGCAATGGCAAACTAATccaaaatattttcttttctttcctgttTATGGGTGTCTTCTTTCCAGCCACATGCATTACGGGATTGCTTTTCATAGGTAAGTTGTAGGAAAGTTTGAAAATGCTACATACTTGAAGTAATGGATCCGTTTGATTTCACCCACCAGCGTCAACGTGGGCGCAGAACAACACCTCGCTGTTGCGATTGCAGCTAGGACCTCAGGATGTGACGATCATTGTTGGGGAAACGAGAAATGTAACGCTCCGCCTGCACGGACCCCTAGCGGACCGGGTGACCGTCAACTTCACGCAAACCAACGTGACCGATGGTAACGAGTACGTGCAAGTAGTTCCGGCTTCGATCGATTTCGAACCACCCTCGACGGACTTTATCGATCGTTCCGAGCGCGTGTCGTTACGTGGCCTGCGCGCCGGCATATTTGATCTGCTGGCCCACCTCTGGCCAACCGGAGAGCTGACCGACCAAAGTCAAGCGTTCGTCCGTGTGACGGTAGCAAAATCATGGAACCTCATTGGCGCATCGTCCTTGATTGGCTGGGCATACTTTTTGGCCTGGACGTGGTCTTTCTGGCCACAGATTTGGGAAAACCGAGCACGAGCCAGCGTGGTCGGGCTATCGTTCGATTACCTTGCGCTTAACCTGCTAGGACACATGATGTACGCCGCGTTCAATTGCGCCCTTTTCTGGAACGGCTCCGTACAGGAGGACTACCTGCGCCGTAATCCTAGAGGGCTTATTCCGGTGCTCGCCAACGACGTGGCGTTTTCGCTGCATGCCGTTTTTGCCACCGGGCTCATTATCGTGCAGTGTTTCATCTACGAGCGCGGCCAGCAGAAGGTGTCGTACACGGCGCGTGCCCTTATGGTGGTGTTTGGGCTGGTTGTGCTGATATCTGGCGTACTGGTTGCGACCGGTACGTACCACTGGTTAGATTTCTTTTACAATCTTAGCTACATAAAGTTGGCCATCACGCTGGTGAAGTATATACCACAGGCAGTGCTTAACTACCGGCGTAAGAGCACTGTCGGTTGGAGTATCGGGAATGTCCTGCTTGACTTTACCGGAGGATCGTTCAGCATGATCCAGATGCTGGTCAATGGGTATAACTACGGTAAGAGTAATCTTTCGCTTCTATGACTTTCAGGataattttcattcgtttttttcagATGACTGGGATTCTATTTTCGGGGACCGTGCCAAGTTTGGGCTCGGTCTATTCTCCGTTTTATTTGATGTGCTCTTCATTATTCAGCACTACGGCTTGTACAGGTTGTGTATATCATTCTGCATAGCGCTCGATTATTGGAATACTAATTGCTCCTGTTTTATTCTATTGCAGAAACTCCAATTATATTGAACTGCGAGGTGAAAACTTTCCCGGCCCCGGGAGTGTGACGACTGCCCCCAGGCAGGATGTAACCACTTAGACGAGAGTCTGATGCCGATATGCATGAACAAACATGGACTGAGTTTGCCAAGAACTAGTTTTAGGTAATACACTATAGATATTGATGTATTCGGAAGACTTATttcattgaataaatattaCATGTAGAACTTTACTGCACTGAGTAGTAAATTTATCGATTACATATTCTCTAaagaggtccttttttcaaattaaatacCGTTCATGGAAATCCGGTATACCATGCTTGTTagaatttattcaaatttatggtTTCTAGAGACAATGCTTTCGATGTAAACGGTCGCCTTTCTAAGCTTTCGTCTGATGTAGTGAGAGAACATTCATCAGCTATACAGTGAGCCATTTCTCACTTACGTGTAGCGCTCACTAATTTTTAGCTCACTACCGGATTTGTGAGCTGTCATCGAAATGTCATACTAGAGTGCTTTAGAATTGTCAGCTGGGCAGATAGACCAATTGACGTTCGCGTTAtaacaatattatttttgaaaccCTGAATGAGACGTTCTCCTCTGGTTCGGTGTGTTGTTCGTGAGAATAAATACGTCACTACGTACTGCTTTCTGATAATTCCAGCATCTGGTAAATCGCGGCAAACGGTTCGTGCGGTTCCTAAGCAAGTGTTAGCTTTGCTTAAGTTAGGTGGCTTCCAGATGAAAACAAACTAACTCGTTTGAACAGCCTATAAACAGGAAGCATTGTTGCGCTTGGTGCACCATTCGAACCGTGCACTTCGGCAACTGCACTGGCTCCCGGTGGCAGCGGTGCTGGTCGTTGAACTCCGCACACCAATCCGCGCCGTTCACCTTGCGCCACCCCCAGCGCGACGGCCAGACCCGAGACAGGCGGTTccgcacgcatacacgcatCCCCTCGGGGAGATTGGCATCCGTGCAGCTAATTCATTCATACCCTAAGTTACGGTCCTTGAGCAGCTCTCAGCTTCCGGTTGTGGCAACCCAGCATCCGAGGCACCGCAACTTTGGCCACCTGTGAAACATAAACGCAAAAATCGCTGTACCACAGTTGGCGGAAAAAGGAGCTGGATGAAATTTTGAGGTCCTTACCGCCCTGGTGCACTTTTACCTCACGCTGCGCTAACAGGGTTTCCTCCACCCACCAATCGTGGTCAGtggattatttatattttgtcCATTTCGACCACTCACCTCCGCTCACTGTGTGTTCATTCCAAGAACGTACGGTGCTGGTCgggcgcgcgcgagtgtgcgTGATCGTGTCCTCGTCAGCTCCCAGCGACGCGTGCGTACGGGAAGGTGCGAGATCGCACTTCAACGTgcagtgagagtgagagagaaagagcgagcgagcgaacgagaacgTCACACACGGTCGGGAAAGTGTGTTCCACCTCCGCGGatgggtgtgcgtgcgtgcgtgacgTCGCGAGCGAACCGCGGGTGAGCGTGTGCGTGAGAGCGAGCGCTTGAATGGAGTGTAGGACGGCCAGCACGGCGTTCCATTAATACAACCGCGCGACATGCCAAGAGGTGGACGAAGGcaatcagcaccagcagcagcagcagtatctCCGCGAGGCgcgcaaacgaaagcgaaaaagtcGATCCCAGAGTGCTGAGAGAGCCCGTTTGGTTGTGCTTCTTGTGCCACCGTCAATCCACCGTCGGTGCTGGTGAGGTGCAAAAGGTGTGCTATCTCGAGGCGTCCGATCCTCTCGAGAACCTCTCTGTCCTCTGTCTGTCTCCAGAAGGCGTTTCTGTCTGTGGTGTGCCCTTCGTTTCACAGTGCGTGGTGCGTGAGAACGCAAGTGACCTCCGTAGTTCGCCTTGGATCTGCTGCTCACTTCACGGCCACGGAGGAACCACCGAGCAGGGTGGTGGCGCtggtgatggaaatggaatgcaTTTCGCTTTTCCTGCAGCTGCTTTCCACCAACTGAAGGCTCTGACGGACATCTCCGGCGCGCCCTAGACGGGGTCGGGTTGCTGTGATTTGCTGggcagtgatttttttttcattggaGCACAAACCGGGCACGATCCAGCACAGCTGCTGTGTTGCGAACACTTTCAACGTGACGAATTGGTGAGTAGGGCTGTGGGCTGGGGGAAGGCTGGTTGGGGGTCTTTCAGATGAACCTCTCTGAGCTccggaaggatgaaaaaaaaagaaccgccgcttccttccggtgggGATGGCCGCTTTTCGGGCAGGGTAGCCCTTTTTGACAGCtggagggtggaaatttttCCTATTCGGTGACGAGATTAAATCTCGTGCCGTGGCCACGACCAGACGGCGCGAGCGCGAGATCATCCGCAAGAAGAACAAAATCGTGAACAagtggtgtgtgtgcgtgtgtgtgaacaAGTGGTGTGTGTAGAGTCAAAAATTACCAACAGAGCAATCTCACCCCCCAAAACCCCTATTTCTTGTGCGCTGGTTGTGTGGGGTGagattggagaaaaaaaaataaggaaccctttttccgtgccgtttgtttcccttttctcgCCACTCCTCTCTCGCgtgtgctctctctttctctcgttttgtCTGACACGCAACAATCAATTCGCCCATCGCCGCCTTTGGGGGATGATGATTTCccgcacgcgcacgcacacacgggcgCACGCGTTCCatgcgagagcgaaagagatggTGCGTGCGCGAGAGAAATCCCGGCCGGTAGAACGAGAGCGAACACGCGAGCTGCGTTTAAAGGGGGAGTGTATGTGATTTTGTGCGCTGTGGGGGCAAGTTAGTTTGTTGCCAATGTTTTATATGGTTTTTCACcgtattttattatttttccactgCACGCCGCCGAAGGGCATCTTTTCTGCGGCTCGCCAGTAAACAGCGAAACTCGAACTCGCGATCCTGCGCCCGCGGTGTTACCGTGAAAAGAGGCCGCCATTGTAACAAATTACACGCGCTTGTTCATTCGCGGCCCCGTCCACACGCAACTTATGCTTCTTGCCTTCAGCATCCTTGCGAGGAATAGCAAAAAATCAAGGAGAAAGatagagtgagtgagagagagagagaacaagagaAACGCCGTGAAGTTTCTTGGCCGGCGTTTTGTGTTCCATATgtaaattttaaacttttcagTTGGTAAAACAGGTTCGTGACCCCACCAAATACATGAATCGGAATCGGTCGACACGGCAGAAATTCACTGTCTGCACGTGAAAATCGTTGGCCCTTAGGTGAGCCTAATTGGCACGGGTTAAAGGTCGCCAAAGTTGCGCCGAAATGCCGAAATTCGTGTGCATGCGAGCGAGGGCGTTCAGTGTGCTGGTTGGAGGATTTATGATAATTTCATGCAAACAAACTCGTTTGATCGGGGTATCGATTTGGgatgttttctgttttgcttgCTTAAAAAAGATGCTTCCTTTCTTCGCAACCACACCGCGTGCCCCGATAATTCCCATCTGCCATTCAGCGCCCGTGCTTTGGATTCATTTCCCATTCACCGCCTACTGATTTTTCACAAACATCGCTCCCGTGGCGGGTGACTTCCAGGAaggttttcccattttccctccGCACGCAACTGTCACACGCGCGAtgaatgacatttgaattgtGATAATTTTTCGGGAAAGATTTCCCAACGCTCCCTTCGACCCGACCGCTTTTCATCACCGTGTGTAGGCGCGGAATCGAAAATCAATTCCGGCGATTAAAGACTTTCTTCGCTTGGGAGTTTTGTTTGGCTCTGCGCAACTGCGTTACTGTCGGCAGAACCAGCGAAGGATCCGGGCATCATTTTCTCCATCGACCGGCTCGTggtatttgtgtgtgcgtgctcaTGTACATCGCCGAGACTTTGATATTCTCTGTGCCACTGCTGTTGCGCTTACACGTGAAAGCGAGCAGCATAAAAAGGCGAAGAATCACTCCCAACCCCTCCATAAAGCACCCTCTCAAGCGGCTTCAACAACCTGCGCTCGGGGCGGTTCCACGCTCGTAAATATGCTCCCGTAGCCTCATTCCGAAATTGGAGTGttgtttgtgcttttatttAGGAAAATCGGCTCGCACGGGGTGGTGAGGCAATTTTCTCGACCACCGCTGACTTTGGAGAGTGATCAGGTTCTTCGAGcgtgatggtgctgctggtgctggaacTGGTTTCGCATGCCTTTTGCTAACATACCAGCCCCAGAGCCAGCCGATTAGAGGCCACCTTTGGGCTAGACAAACTAAACCACCGCCCCAATGTCCGCCCAAGAATGGGCAGTTGCAACGTTTGCGCGGGTCTCCGTAGGGAGGCCCACCCCCCGGTGAGGCGGATGTAATTTCTgccaccccccaaaaagggcacccaCCGGTTGGTGGTGTCCATTTGTAGCGTTTTCAGGCCGCCACGGATTTCTTTGTCATTGCCGTGAATGCATCCTACGGGTGAAAGTTACCTCGTTTAGCGAGCAGAGATGACCGCCTCCCGAATGTCCTCAAATAGAGGAACTGCAATGAAGGATCAGAACCCACAGACTCGGGACCTACATTTCCTAATTCGCTTGCACTCCGAGGGCATCAACGCACAAGCAGTGAAGGTGGATATAACGACATTGTTCGCCACCATGAAAAGCCACCGAACGCCACCCACCTACCCAACGATCGCTCCCATCCCCCTGCGGCACCGAGATGTGTCCATCATGGCCGACGAACGATCCCCGCCCGCTTTAGACCCGGTTCGGTGCACTACCCGAGATTGGATGACACTTTGACAAGGTttcaaaaatagataaatCAGTGCAACCTTCCAGCGGTGTGACATGGTCGCCGGAGGGGGGGTCGGCCGGTTCGGAAACTTGTTGCGAAGCTGGTCCTGACAAACTCGACGCTACGACACCCGGGTCATGTGTGGTGCGACCGCAAGGGCTGATGACGTGGCGTGATTCATAAGGCGCTTCAGAGCCACATGGGGTGATGAACCAACAACACTGCTGTACTGTTTCAGCTCAGGTTGTGATCTGGCCAGGTCCGTGTATGGTACCCGGTGGGAACGAACTGAGGCTAGAGGTCGGAAGGTTTGTTAAAATATGCACACCAACAGGACCCTCCAGAGGGTTGGGATGCAATCTTTGCCTTTACGGTGCAATAATTATGCTGCAGGCCAACGTCGGCACACCACCGTGCGAGGTGGTTAATAATGCAAGGTGCATATTTTCGAATCGCCGTAATTACGGCGACAGGAAAGACCCAGGACACGTCTGGTTTAGGACGCTGGATCTGGATGGAAGTGAAGTTGTTGGTTCGCGGGGAAAGATTTTGTTTCGGGGTTGCATGTAGGGCGAATCGACTAAAACCACCTTACGTGAATTGTGAAAGAGAAATAGAACGCGAGTATTGAAATAGTAAGCTCTACTGCTGGGCGAAGGGCAATAATTCTGTGTAAACCTTAATTGATGAAAGTGTatgcattaatttttaatcatatCGTGCGGTTAAAACTAGTTATaatcaaacatatttttcaaactCAGTAAAAGTTTTACGGTTTAAATAACGGTTCCCTTGTTGCAGTACAATTTAAATCCTAAGTATCCATATCCACATTTTTGCTCTTGTAGCTCGATATCTGCTCTTCGAATTTGTTACCTTCAGTTGTGACATCAAGCTGCAAGAAGAGCGCAACTGgtaaataattgatttgataTAAAGTTTTCAAAGAGCCCCCAgatggtgcttttttgtctGAGTGAAGTTAGTGTAATGGATCTCGCTTAAATATAGCTACTAAAAATAGAGCTAGAAATTATCAAATCAGAATGTAACCCAGACtttgtgcacgaaaaaagctcATATTGATCGTTAGGGATCATTTTTCGACGACTCGTCTATGGCTGTTACCAATCAAGTACATTTCATCTGAAAAATGCATGAACGATTAGTAGTAAATTACATGTTTCTTCGTCCATCTTTTTCTCACTTGCAGATTGCTATGGAGACGAACCTACGGAGGTAAAACGGAAGTACGGAAGTGATCCTTAGAGCTGGAGTCAAGGAACCaacaccgaaccgaatcatcCTCCCGAGGAAACCATAAGGATCTTGCTGTCGCTtgatcgatcgcgcgatcgtacgcgaaACGCGTGTGCCGTGATTGTGAACgagtgtaggtgtgtgtgggcctgtttgtgtgtgcattccTGTGGTCTTTGCGTCCAGGTGTCCTGTGTAAGCCGCAGATCGCTTGTTCtaacgaaagtgaaaaagaaaacacataatTTACTACacgggtggtgtgtgtgtgtgtgtgtgtgcagctctgtgtgcgtgtgtttcttgtgtgtgtggctgggaAAGCGTTTCCTCCAGCCCTGCTTGTCGGGCCAACCCACTTCCCCCGCCCCCCACGGAACCGCCCATGTGCGGCATATTCGGTTTGaggtacgtgtgtgtgtgtgagtgcgcgcgtgtgtgtgtatgcgccgGACATAAAGCCAACGGTCACGGGGCGGCACGAGTGAAAGtgttgcgaaaataaaaataatcttaCAACCAGCGCTCGTCCTCCAGCCGGTagcagccggaaaagcgaagagaTTCGAGGAAAatcgagggaggaaaaaattaaacgccCATCGTTCGAAAATTTTGTAATCTCGGCACGTGGCCCACCTACAAGGGCGCCTCCTTGGGCACGCAAGATCGCATCACAGCCAAAGCGCGCTTCGTCAGCAGCAGTTGGAGCAGCAGAAGTACCGACAGCTGCCAATATCAAGCCATCACCACCGCGCCAATTCGTAGGCCGAGAAGGTACACTATTTCGGGTCACCATTCGGACAACAAAAAGCCGCCAACCTGGAACTAATGGAATTAGAGAACATCGTGGCCAATACGGTCTACCTGAAGGCGCGCGAAGGTAAGCCGTCCCGGAACATCTGCCCTCTTACAAGGGGCGGACGATCGTCGAGACTGCGGAATCTATTTTCGGCACTCCGAGCAAAGCGCTCTAATTTTAAGACCCCGCACTAGTTTCCGTCGTGCTACCCTCCACGCGCTCCGCATGCATATTTGTGTGAgggtttatctttttttttgcttcttttggctgttgttggttggttttcgaGCATATTTTTCCTCCTCCATGGAACGAAGTGGTCCGTTTGATTGCACGCTCGCCGTttcgtggtttgtttgtttgtttatttgttcggtcgtttcgtttgtttggccTGCCGGGTGCTTAACGGataggaagagagagagagaaaggatgtCTGGTTTGTACATACTGCCCAATTTTCGCTACATTCCACAGGGCGCagggtgttgttgctgttgctttgaTCGATTTACATAACGAGCCCGTGTGCCGCCGATTTCAAgtgtggagggaaaaatagaACCTCTTCACGGCGGCTACAACCCTCTGTGTGACGTTCTTGCGTaggatggggtggttttttttatcccacaAAACATTGATTAATCGCTTGGCTCATTCCAGGATTTTACCAAAACCGTAACAGTGATTCCAGATGGAACAGGAAGGTTTTTTGGGCAGAAGGAGGGCTTGTTTGCTAATGACCATCCGAGGTGGAATACTGTAATGGGCAACGCGAGTCAATAAGTAGCGGATACTGCATCATAAACTTCAATCATTATGGACTACAAGTCTGAAAGTGATAGGGGAAAAGTGTTAGTCCTTTGACTTAGAGCGAGATATCGAAAGTGTTTGTTCCTTAAATGACCAATGTGCAGGAGTCATATGATTTTCGATCGCCACTAGTGCGATCATACTTTGCTACTCATACATCATCAGCAAGCAGGTGTCATTAATGGAATATTTATACATAAAATGAGCCTATTTTCTTACGCAAATCCATTGCTAGACTTACACTCCAAAGTATAGCCtttaaatttgagaaaaaaagaatcaaaccAAATGAAGCCCACTGTAGCTCGCTTTGGTACGCCTGAGTAGCACTATTTGCTCTACAGACATTCGGCTTCACACGGGCTAATTTCAAGGGACGAATTTAATGGCTGCGCCCTAACGCTCACGGCACGTGTGCCCTTCCACGTAGAGGTATGGTTGAGCAAATACACGCGCACGCGAAGCCACcctaagagagagaaaagcaaattCTGGTCGCCAGGGTGAGCGGGATGTTGGATcgttaattaaataaatgtgTGTCGGGTTAAACAATTTCTCGCTCAACTCGTGCGTCCACCCCCGGCAGATCTGTGGGCCAGTGGGCAGTGAATCTAGCGCGATCAATTACTATCAATTATAGTTCCATCAACCGTTTGGCCCCGTGGCAGTTCCACGTTAGCGGAACGGCTGTTACGGAATGTGAAAtaaagggtgtttttttgccccctttaACATGAGCACAACGTcatcgtggttttttgttgttgttgattggGAAAACGAATTACCGGTTCATTGCCAGCTGTCGATACAATTATGCCCCAGGGCCCCAGGGTTGGATTAAACACCCGCAAAAGTGGCCACCATCGGTGAGTCGATTTTCCAGTACGCGCCTCGAAGGCGAATTAGATTGATCTGGTTCGTTGGGTGTgttctttcgcttctttttcctcgtatttcttttttcgatcgaaattAAACACACTTTCTAGTTCCGGATAAAACGTGCGagtgctttgtttgtttgtccttTCCTGCCCGGTTTTCACCCCTCCCGGTCCGGGAGCGGTATGACGTCAGAGTCGGGATGGAAACGGTCTCGACAAAGGGGCCCCGTTATGTTGATCGAAACCCcactaaacacacacacacacacacgtatacGCAAACACGTACGGTTGATTTCTACATCCGGGACCGTCCGTCTGCTACCCTTAATTTGGCCGGGATTAACGATTTTTTCGAATATTTGTGTTCCGTTCTGGTATTGCTATTGGATCAACGGAATTACGACGGTGATCCTTGCTGAAGTGACAAGTGACGTCACAACGAGTGCCTGACACCCGCGGCAATTTCGTTGGATTTTTGCGATCGGAAGGATCTTTGGTTCTATGCGCGGGTTGAAAGAATAATGAAGGCTCTAGCGAGAGGCTTTGTGAGCTTTACGAGCCTGCTAGCAATTGGGTAGCGAATTAAACTATCCAGGCTTCGGTATGTCATCGAAATGGCAACGGATAATCTTGACCATCGTGTCCTTAgaagctttctttttcgtaATCCCAAATCAAGATGAAGTCCACCAAAAGGGACCCGGGGGATTCACAATGTGGCCCAGTTGACTCCTGCAGCATGTCCCGAGCGCTATCTCGTGATACAGATGTATCTATATGTATGTTTTGGTGAAATGCGAACACAGAGGGCTGCTGACCGTGGGAGGATTCTTCGTTTCTTTGCCGATGCTCTGGTGATTTGTTCGCATGCCCCCGACAGATGGGGATGAAGTTGTCCGTTTAGGGCGATGAAGTGCGTCGGCGCGGTCTTTATCCGCTGGACTCGCGCTTATGTTCCTTCCACCCTATGCTATTTCGTGCCAGTTGAAGGGGCATCTCGGTTTAGGAAGAAAATTGCCACCCCCGGTGCGTGAACACGCCTGTTTTTAGGGCCATTTGAGCCGTTTCATCGTTCGCTTGTCAGTCAGAATCGTCACGAGGTCAAGGCGGTCTGAGCACGACTGGGTTATGTTGGAAGAGTGAGACGCACAAGGGCTAGGGACAGATTCCGGGCATGGCCAGAGGGTTGTTATGTTGTTTTGACATCGAACTGACACAAGCACACCCTGTCTAATGGCCGAATATGTAGCATTTGCTCGAGCTCCCGTGGTGAGTTTACAGACTTTTGGTTTTCAAACTGTGCTGGCCGATATTATGGAACGTTTTAGCGGGgagtattttttatttgctctcttttctctGACAGAAAAGGTTCACGGGGATATGGAGTGTGAGACCTACCCATCGCGAGTAGTTCGACGCCTCAACGGCCTTTCGCGCGATGAAGGTCACCGTGGAGCAATTTATCTCGTCTGTCGGAAGCTCCGATGGACCGCTTCACATGGACGAAAATGCTCCTGGGAGGTGAAGGTCCAGTGAAGGAAC
This window harbors:
- the LOC128722537 gene encoding cystinosin homolog, whose product is MGVFFPATCITGLLFIASTWAQNNTSLLRLQLGPQDVTIIVGETRNVTLRLHGPLADRVTVNFTQTNVTDGNEYVQVVPASIDFEPPSTDFIDRSERVSLRGLRAGIFDLLAHLWPTGELTDQSQAFVRVTVAKSWNLIGASSLIGWAYFLAWTWSFWPQIWENRARASVVGLSFDYLALNLLGHMMYAAFNCALFWNGSVQEDYLRRNPRGLIPVLANDVAFSLHAVFATGLIIVQCFIYERGQQKVSYTARALMVVFGLVVLISGVLVATGTYHWLDFFYNLSYIKLAITLVKYIPQAVLNYRRKSTVGWSIGNVLLDFTGGSFSMIQMLVNGYNYDDWDSIFGDRAKFGLGLFSVLFDVLFIIQHYGLYRNSNYIELRGENFPGPGSVTTAPRQDVTT